A single Vulpes lagopus strain Blue_001 chromosome 3, ASM1834538v1, whole genome shotgun sequence DNA region contains:
- the IFIT2 gene encoding interferon-induced protein with tetratricopeptide repeats 2 has product MSESTRKALESCLWQLKCHFTWTLVDGEKSLDDFEDKVCDATEFQNNEFKATVFNILAYIKHRRGHNKAALECLRQAEELIQREHSDQAEIRSLVTWGNYAWVYYHLGRFADAQIYVDKVRRVCEKSHSPYSLESPELDFQEGWARLQCGRQHNERAKVCFEKALERNPKNPEFISGLAIASYRLETWPLPQNPINPLRRAIRLNPDNQYVKVLLALKLQKMKEEGEGESLIEEVLEETSCATDVLCGAAKLYQRKGALDKAVELLKKALEGMPNNAYLHWHIGCLYRTKVLNLLQDTGKNEMYGKREKLEEAMGQAVYHLKRVDEANANQSCVCSYLACLYAQAGQYDKAEHYFQKEFSKELSPGAKQVLHLRYGNFQLYEMKSEDKAIHHFIQGMKIDQKSKEKEKMKNKLQKIACIRLSKNRTDSVALHLLAFLQELNGEMQPAENSERHLDSRSCIPPASFAEE; this is encoded by the exons ATGAG CGAGAGCACCAGGAAGGCCTTAGAGAGCTGCCTATGGCAACTGAAATGCCATTTCACCTGGACCTTGGTGGATGGAGAAAAGTCCCTGGATGATTTTGAAGACAAAGTGTGCGATGCAACTGAATTCCAGAACAATGAGTTCAAAGCCACAGTGTTCAACATACTGGCCTACATAAAACACCGCAGAGGGCACAACAAGGCAGCCCTGGAATGCCTCCGGCAGGCAGAGGAGCTGATCCAGCGGGAACACTCTGATCAAGCAGAGATCCGGAGTCTGGTCACCTGGGGTAACTATGCCTGGGTCTACTATCACCTGGGCAGATTTGCAGATGCTCAGATTTACGTGGACAAGGTAAGACGAGTATGTGAGAAGTCTCACAGTCCCTACAGCTTAGAGAGCCCTGAACTAGACTTCCAAGAGGGGTGGGCCCGGTTACAGTGTGGCAGGCAGCACAACGAGAGGGCCAAGGTGTGCTTTGAGAAGGCTCTGGAAAGGAATCCCAAGAACCCGGAATTCATCTCCGGACTAGCCATTGCGAGCTACCGGCTGGAGACCTGGCCTCTGCCTCAGAATCCCATCAACCCTCTGAGGCGGGCCATTCGGCTGAATCCTGACAACCAATATGTGAAAGTCCTTTTGGCTCTGAAACTTCAAAAgatgaaggaagaaggggaaggggagagtcTTATTGAGGAAGTGCTGGAGGAAACCTCATGTGCAACAGATGTGCTTTGCGGAGCAGCAAAACTGTATCAAAGAAAAGGAGCGCTGGACAAAGCTGTCGAACTGCTAAAAAAGGCTCTAGAAGGCATGCCAAACAATGCCTACCTGCACTGGCATATTGGATGCCTCTATAGGACAAAAGTCCTCAACCTATTGCAGGACacaggaaagaatgaaatgtacgggaagagagagaagttagAAGAAGCCATGGGACAAGCTGTGTATCATTTAAAGAGAGTGGATGAGGCCAATGCAAACCAATCCTGTGTCTGCTCCTATCTGGCCTGCCTCTATGCCCAAGCAGGTCAGTACGACAAAGCAGAGCACTACTTCCAAAAAGAATTCAGCAAAGAGCTTTCTCCTGGAGCCAAACAAGTGCTCCATCTGCGTTATGGCAACTTCCAGCTATATGAAATGAAAAGCGAAGACAAGGCCATCCATCATTTCATACAGGGCATGAAAATAGAccagaaatcaaaggagaaagaaaagatgaaaaataagctGCAAAAAATTGCCTGTATCAGGCTTTCTAAAAACAGAACTGATTCCGTGGCCTTGCACCTGTTGGCGTTTCTTCAGGAGCTGAATGGAGAAATGCAGCCAGCAGAGAACTCTGAGAGGCATCTGGACTCTAGAAGCTGCATCCCCCCAGCATCTTTCGCTGAGGAATGA